From one Anopheles cruzii chromosome 3, idAnoCruzAS_RS32_06, whole genome shotgun sequence genomic stretch:
- the LOC128275479 gene encoding eukaryotic translation initiation factor 4E-binding protein gives MSASPIARQACASITQVIPSKRVLIHDSSELPDLYSSTPGGTLYSTTPGGTRIVYERAFLMNLKNSPLARTPPNNVPLNLLRGSPTGGSVTKPLSLKPIQQKPARNSPPKYEDHQEQFDMDL, from the exons ATGTCTGCGTCGCCGATCGCTCGCCAGGCTTGCGCCTCCATCACCCAGGTCATCCCCTCGAAGCGGGTGCTCATCCATGACTCCTCGGAACTGCCCGATCTGTATTCGTCGACACCCGGTGGAACCCTGTACTCGACCACTCCCGGAG GCACTCGTATTGTGTATGAACGTGCGTTCCTGATGAACTTGAAGAACTCGCCACTGGCCCGTACCCCGCCGAACAACGTGCCACTGAATCTGCTGCGGGGCAGCCCCACCGGTGGCAGCGTGACCAAACCACTGTCATTGAAACCGATTCAGCAGAAACCGGCACGCAATTCGCCGCCGAAATACGAGGACCACCAGGAACAGTTCGACATGGACCTGTAA
- the LOC128270783 gene encoding carcinine transporter, producing MNNNDHKSGSHRNLQRQTEISEEKEQLHARGNEEVPSDEPFDLDELLPVIGEFGRYQKLLLWLICLPACIPCGFCAFNQLFMTDTPEQYWCRVPELENFTTEERRMYAIPMIESDGVESYSKCSRYAVDWKEILNYSDTDTLVPNASWPTEPCLDGWEYNTTVVQSSIVIDFNLVCDYDIYPTLGLVALNTGGPVGVYLFGLLNDRSGRRISYFSCLATLLAGSFITAASTNFWMWAFSRVIVGLTIPAVYQIPFIIALELVGPNYRSFVTVMTCTFYTFGIMMLAGVTYLERDWVGLTLYTSVPFLVYFLYLLVMPESPRWLLMKGKLEQALAILEKMARVNGKQLPESFRKRLQERVLAEKSRTTKRDEPSIGAFDLCKTPNMRLKTILITLNWFANETVYLGLSYYGPSLGENQYLSFFLSSLVEIPSYIICWIIMDRWGRRWPMCLLMILSGISCVATVVLSEDAVTETLILYLLSKSMISASFLIIYPFAGELYPTQVRGVGIGTSSYIGGLGLIVIPFITYLGKENLRLPLVIMGFVSVLGGFTGLRLPETLHHRLPQTLEEGELFGKDWTFDECFRCIPSKKSPAGSYENLSQDPSDPTLELNTGVPVSAGVPATPGSSTEKTPLEVARMRRQSMKRLVRQASTMDTQKTRDGAMQLTYWF from the exons atgaataacaaCGACCACAAGAGTGGGTCCCACCGGAATTTACAACGACAGACGGAGATttccgaagaaaaagaacaactTCATGCCCGCGGAAACGAGGAGGTACCGTCGGAT GAACCCTTCGATCTGGACGAACTGCTACCGGTGATCGGTGAGTTTGGACGCTACCAGAAGCTACTGCTGTGGCTGATCTGTCTGCCGGCCTGCATTCCGTGCGGGTTCTGTGCCTTCAACCAGCTCTTCATGACGGACACACCGGAGCAGTACTGGTGCCGCGTGCCGGAGCTGGAAAACTTTACCACCGAGGAGCGAAGAATGTACGCAATTCCGATGATAGAG AGCGACGGGGTGGAAAGTTACAGCAAATGTTCACGCTACGCAGTGGACTGGAAAGAGATACTGAATTACAGCGACACGGATACGCTGGTGCCGAACGCTTCGTGGCCCACCGAACCCTGTCTCGATGGCTGGGAGTACAACACGACCGTCGTCCAGTCATCGATAGTGATCGAT TTTAACCTGGTCTGCGACTATGACATCTATCCGACGCTTGGTCTGGTTGCCCTGAACACGGGCGGTCCGGTCGGGGTGTACCTGTTCGGGTTGCTGAACGATCGTTCCGGACGCCGAATATCGTACTTCTCCTGCCTGGCCACGCTGCTCGCCGGTAGCTTCATCACGGCGGCCAGCACCAACTTCTGGATGTGGGCCTTCAGCCGCGTCATTGTCGGGTTGACGATCCCCGCCGTCTACCAGATCCCGTTCATCATCGCGCTCGAGCTGGTCGGTCCAAACTACCGCTCGTTCGTCACCGTGATGACCTGCACGTTTTACACCTTCGGCATCATGATGCTGGCCGGTGTTACCTATCTGGAGCGGGACTGGGTCGGACTGACGCTCTACACGTCCGTGCCTTTTCTGGTGTACTTCCTGTACCTGCTGGTCATGCCCGAGTCACCccggtggctgctgatgaAGGGCAAGCTGGAGCAAGCGTTGGCGATTCTGGAGAAGATGGCCCGCGTCAATGGGAAGCAGCTGCCCGAAAGCTTCCGGAAGCGACTCCAGGAGCGCGTCCTGGCGGAGAAAAGTCGCACCACGAAACGGGACGAACCGTCGATCGGGGCGTTCGACCTGTGCAAGACGCCCAACATGAGACTGAAAACCATTCTGATCACGCTGAACTGGTTCGCCAACGAGACCGTGTACCTGGGGCTGAGCTACTACGGTCCGTCGCTCGGGGAAAACCAGTACCTGagcttctttctttcgtcgCTGGTGGAAATTCCCAGCTACATCATCTGCTGGATCATAATGGACCGCtggggccgccggtggcccatGTGTTTGCTGATGATACTGAG CGGTATAAGCTGTGTAGCTACGGTGGTCCTTTCGGAAGATGCCGTCACGGAGACGCTCATACTGTATCTGCTGTCGAAGTCGATGATTTCGGCATCGTTTCTCATCATTTATCCATTCGCGGGTGAGCTGTACCCGACGCAGGTCCGAGGGGTCGGCATCGGGACCTCCAGCTACATCGGTGGACTCGGACTAATCGTGATCCCGTTCATCACCTATCTG GGCAAAGAAAATCTTCGATTGCCGCTGGTGATCATGGGGTTCGTATCGGTGCTCGGCGGGTTCACGGGCCTGCGGCTACCGGAAACGCTCCACCATCGGCTTCCGCAGACGCTCGAGGAAGGTGAGCTGTTCGGGAAGGACTGGACGTTCGACGAGTGCTTCCGCTGTATACCGAGCAAAAAGTCCCCGGCCGGATCGTACGAAAACCTATCGCAAGACCCTTCAGATCCAACGCTGGAGCTCAACACGGGCGTACCGGTTAGTGCGGGAGTACCGGCGACTCCGGGTTCCAGCACCGAAAAGACACCGCTTGAAGTGGCCCGCATGCGACGGCAGTCGATGAAGCGTCTGGTGCGCCAGGCAAGCACGATGGACACGCAAAAGACTAGGGACGGTGCCATGCAGCTCACGTACTGGTTCTGA
- the LOC128271455 gene encoding NADH dehydrogenase [ubiquinone] 1 beta subcomplex subunit 10, whose amino-acid sequence MPEAPARNPLDSFINAVHATIEAPVVWFREKIVEPNRETYPWYHQQYRRVPSIDQCYTDDAVCIFEANQQFKRDKLVDNEILAILRQRLEDCVMYEQPDHERKCQSILRTYEKGAENWFIKYGDLGGYANAKSAYMKQKHRMIWERRHGTVGSGMKTTGDDEAAEH is encoded by the exons ATGCCGGAGGCTCCAGCACGCAATCCATTGGATAGCTTCATTAACGCCGTCCACGCCACGATCGAAGCTCCCGTAGTCTGGTTCCGGG AGAAAATTGTCGAACCCAACCGGGAGACCTATCCGTGGTACCATCAGCAGTACCGTCGGGTTCCGTCGATCGACCAATGCTATACCGACGATGCGGTTTGCATTTTTGAAGCGAACCAACAGTTCAAACGTGATAA ATTGGTAGACAATGAAATCCTTGCAATCTTGCGCCAACGCTTGGAGGATTGTGTGATGTACGAACAGCCGGATCACGAGCGGAAGTGCCAATCGATCCTGCGTACCTACGAAAAGGGCGCCGAAAATTGGTTCATAAAGT ATGGTGATCTTGGTGGTTACGCGAATGCCAAGAGCGCGTACATGAAGCAGAAGCACCGCATGATTTGGGAAAGACGTCACGGAACGGTCGGCAGCGGCATGAAGACTACCGGCGATGACGAGGCTGCCGAACACTAG